In one window of Candidatus Binatia bacterium DNA:
- a CDS encoding amidohydrolase family protein, giving the protein MAHDIVIRGGQIVDGTGADPVAGDLAIDDGIITAVGNVDERGRREIDADGHVVTPGFVDIHTHLDAQIGWDPHCTPVSWHGVTTVMMGNCGVTFAPCKPTDRELLAGMMETVEDIPKDAILNGLPWDWEDYGSYLDAIERLNPGLNVAGLVGHCAVRFYVMGERAVEEQATEAEKKQMAEIVAKSIDAGAVGFSTNRFPPHVLPDGRSIPGTYADATELLEIAKVVGPRRALMQNVLDFTEFEFTTQLLRDLATTGGGRVLFSFGATMDPESGRKHSEYLAGLCAGGLDISAVTQPRGSGFVFGLQGLLPARGNCWGELRRMGFEGRLGAIRDPEFAARLVERVKKDPSKAVPPNQMFWMGAEESPSYTSADEKHLEAMAEAAGEHWIETWLRLSSESNGKALFTFRMFNQNIDALKELLQSPHMFPILGDAGAHVSQIMDAGWASFVLSHWVRAEGLFTMGEAIRRMTSGPARILGLSDRGLLKAGMKADVNVLDPATVAECQPEVVNDFPGGAPRFIQRARGYKATLVNGQVSVENGEHTGIRNGGVLRHQA; this is encoded by the coding sequence ATGGCACATGACATCGTAATTCGTGGCGGACAGATCGTGGACGGCACGGGCGCAGATCCCGTCGCCGGCGACCTTGCTATCGACGACGGCATCATCACGGCCGTCGGCAACGTCGACGAGAGAGGCCGCCGCGAGATCGATGCGGACGGTCACGTCGTCACACCCGGCTTCGTCGACATTCACACGCATCTGGATGCGCAGATCGGTTGGGATCCCCATTGCACGCCGGTGAGTTGGCACGGCGTGACGACGGTCATGATGGGAAACTGTGGCGTGACGTTCGCGCCCTGCAAGCCGACCGACCGGGAACTCCTCGCGGGTATGATGGAGACGGTCGAGGACATCCCGAAGGACGCGATTCTGAACGGCCTCCCGTGGGATTGGGAAGATTACGGCAGCTATCTCGACGCGATCGAGCGCCTCAACCCCGGTCTCAACGTGGCCGGACTCGTGGGCCATTGTGCCGTTCGCTTCTACGTCATGGGCGAGCGAGCGGTCGAAGAACAGGCGACCGAAGCCGAGAAGAAGCAGATGGCCGAGATCGTGGCGAAGTCGATCGACGCCGGCGCGGTGGGTTTCTCGACCAACCGCTTCCCGCCGCATGTTCTGCCCGATGGCCGATCGATTCCGGGAACGTACGCCGATGCCACGGAGCTGCTCGAGATCGCAAAAGTCGTGGGCCCGCGACGCGCACTGATGCAGAACGTTCTCGACTTCACGGAGTTCGAGTTCACGACGCAGCTGCTGCGCGATCTCGCGACGACGGGTGGGGGCCGGGTGCTGTTCAGCTTCGGCGCCACGATGGATCCGGAGTCGGGCCGCAAGCACTCCGAGTATCTCGCCGGCTTGTGTGCGGGCGGCCTCGACATCTCCGCGGTGACGCAGCCGCGCGGTTCCGGTTTTGTATTTGGCCTCCAGGGTCTGTTGCCCGCGCGGGGTAATTGCTGGGGCGAGCTGCGCCGGATGGGCTTCGAAGGTCGCCTCGGGGCGATCCGCGATCCCGAGTTCGCTGCGCGCCTGGTCGAGCGCGTAAAGAAGGACCCCTCGAAGGCTGTCCCGCCGAACCAGATGTTCTGGATGGGGGCCGAAGAGTCGCCGTCCTACACGTCGGCGGACGAGAAGCATCTGGAAGCGATGGCGGAAGCCGCCGGGGAGCATTGGATCGAGACGTGGCTCCGCCTGTCGAGCGAAAGCAACGGCAAGGCGCTGTTTACGTTCCGCATGTTCAACCAGAACATCGATGCGCTGAAAGAGCTTCTGCAGAGCCCGCATATGTTCCCGATCCTCGGGGATGCGGGCGCGCATGTGTCGCAGATCATGGACGCCGGCTGGGCGAGTTTCGTGCTATCGCACTGGGTTCGCGCCGAGGGCTTGTTCACCATGGGCGAAGCGATTCGCCGAATGACGTCTGGCCCGGCCCGAATTCTCGGCCTGTCGGACCGCGGTCTTCTGAAGGCCGGGATGAAGGCGGACGTGAACGTGCTCGATCCCGCGACGGTCGCAGAGTGCCAGCCGGAGGTCGTGAACGACTTCCCGGGCGGCGCGCCGCGGTTCATTCAGCGCGCGCGCGGATACAAGGCGACGCTGGTGAACGGCCAGGTCAGCGTGGAGAACGGCGAGCACACGGGCATTCGAAACGGCGGGGTGCTGCGGCACCAGGCGTAG
- a CDS encoding DUF1295 domain-containing protein, which yields MSEPVSRPRFTESRAASFVYIGFVYVVVLAAVWWMFGMFAASPVVAIVLGLLVAALICWFATLAVNNGSVFDAYWSVLPPAVAVFLVSDSSFATTTPRQIAVLVVVWVWAIRLTSNWARSFAGLHYEDFRYLELYEKTPLPRWAVQLLLVELAPAVQVILGCLALYPAMTMGSSSFSVLDGVALAIGISAVLLQFVADQQMRKFIRAGVPGANMEAGAWRYSRHPNYFGEILFWVSLWLFSVSAAPEVWWTSIGPLAMIAMFVFASVPMMENRSRARRPGYDVYASRTSALVPWLPKKG from the coding sequence ATGTCGGAACCCGTCTCGCGCCCCCGCTTCACCGAGAGCCGCGCCGCTTCGTTTGTCTACATCGGCTTCGTGTACGTCGTCGTTCTTGCCGCGGTGTGGTGGATGTTCGGCATGTTCGCGGCGTCGCCCGTTGTGGCGATCGTTCTGGGGTTACTGGTTGCCGCGCTCATCTGTTGGTTTGCCACCTTGGCGGTGAACAACGGCTCGGTCTTCGACGCGTACTGGAGCGTGCTTCCGCCGGCAGTCGCCGTGTTTCTGGTCTCGGACTCGTCCTTCGCAACGACGACCCCGCGCCAGATCGCGGTCTTGGTAGTCGTGTGGGTCTGGGCGATCCGACTCACCTCGAACTGGGCACGAAGCTTCGCGGGCCTGCACTACGAGGACTTCCGCTACCTCGAGCTGTACGAGAAGACGCCGCTACCACGTTGGGCGGTCCAGTTGCTCCTCGTCGAACTCGCTCCTGCGGTGCAGGTGATCCTTGGCTGTCTCGCGCTGTACCCGGCGATGACGATGGGGAGCAGCAGCTTCTCGGTGTTGGACGGAGTTGCCCTAGCGATCGGGATTTCCGCGGTGCTTCTGCAGTTCGTGGCCGACCAGCAGATGCGGAAATTCATCCGCGCAGGTGTACCTGGCGCGAACATGGAAGCCGGCGCGTGGCGCTACTCGCGGCACCCGAACTACTTCGGCGAGATCCTGTTCTGGGTGTCCCTGTGGCTCTTCAGCGTCTCGGCCGCGCCCGAGGTGTGGTGGACGAGCATCGGGCCGCTCGCGATGATCGCGATGTTCGTGTTCGCAAGCGTGCCGATGATGGAGAACCGAAGCCGGGCTCGGCGACCGGGGTACGATGTGTACGCGTCGCGGACGTCGGCGTTGGTGCCGTGGCTGCCGAAGAAGGGGTGA
- a CDS encoding SDR family oxidoreductase has translation MDSSAQRDVALITGAAGGMGVACAAVLAPRADLVLTDRDSAGLERVAASLSVDVGAAPAVVACDLSRASDVDALVDSVRARGGIRWLVHTAGLSPAMADWREVLEVDLASTALLLDRFASLMRRGGAAVCFASIAGHMGTDDPVVDGALDDPLAPDLSGRLLTALGGTEPSSGISYLYAKRGVIRLCERLAAPWGECGLRIVSISPGLMDTSMGRLELIGSPEKEPLIEMTPLVRRAADGQSRLPGTADDIAQAVAFLCSDAASFVTGCDLRIDGGLIAAMR, from the coding sequence GTGGATTCATCGGCGCAGCGAGACGTCGCGCTCATTACGGGTGCGGCGGGTGGGATGGGGGTGGCGTGCGCGGCCGTGCTCGCGCCGCGTGCGGATCTCGTCCTCACGGATCGCGACTCCGCTGGGCTGGAGAGGGTCGCCGCGTCGCTGTCCGTTGATGTCGGTGCCGCGCCCGCGGTCGTCGCGTGCGATCTCTCTCGCGCTTCGGATGTCGACGCTCTCGTCGATTCGGTGCGTGCCCGCGGCGGGATTCGTTGGCTGGTCCACACGGCGGGGCTCTCGCCCGCGATGGCGGATTGGCGCGAAGTCCTCGAAGTGGATCTCGCGAGCACCGCCCTCCTGCTGGATCGATTCGCGTCGTTGATGCGGCGGGGAGGTGCGGCCGTGTGCTTCGCATCGATTGCCGGGCACATGGGAACCGACGATCCTGTCGTCGACGGTGCCCTGGACGACCCCCTCGCTCCGGATCTCTCGGGGCGCTTGCTCACCGCTCTCGGAGGTACCGAGCCGAGTTCCGGGATCAGCTACCTCTACGCGAAGCGCGGAGTCATTCGACTCTGCGAACGACTCGCGGCGCCGTGGGGGGAATGCGGCTTGCGCATCGTTTCGATCTCGCCGGGGCTCATGGACACGTCAATGGGTCGCCTCGAGTTGATCGGGTCGCCGGAGAAGGAGCCGCTGATCGAGATGACGCCGCTCGTGCGTCGCGCCGCAGACGGTCAGTCCCGGCTGCCGGGAACGGCTGACGACATCGCTCAGGCGGTGGCGTTCCTGTGTTCGGACGCGGCGAGCTTCGTTACCGGGTGTGATCTGCGGATCGACGGTGGACTGATCGCGGCGATGCGGTAG
- a CDS encoding phytanoyl-CoA dioxygenase family protein has translation MSTLDYRSRPARRVRRRDVDEFCRVEWPERLRETGSIAAKGALRMGVPPLTLAVDGTSWTFVPEAGTIRAIRDQPGADLSARLDAAAFSELIDDHRSTLGLSVAGRIELTGGDGGDLINWDVVLRAALDGQAVFEPGSIALQSREGALLDLTRRFQRDTDPSELRAFLQPAGFLCIESVFTGDEMQRVSDDLDSAAHAATPDDGTSWWVRTKAGTRRPSRILNFLRQSTHLQALVKDGRFLGLGAIPGHGHVHSDSFGEHFAEPSAEGLVKPVGVTEGISDLGWHKDCARGGHSRFCCGLTIGIAVTDADEDSGELRVVAGSHRTNLPAAGLAEDVDLPVVAIPTRAGDVTIHCSCTLHEARPPRTKERKVVYTGFGLPPKFEDDEPTDIGALARDRANIGKMG, from the coding sequence GTGTCTACGCTTGACTACCGCAGCCGGCCGGCTCGCCGCGTTCGCAGGCGAGACGTGGACGAGTTCTGCCGAGTCGAATGGCCGGAGCGTCTGCGGGAAACCGGATCTATTGCTGCGAAGGGCGCGCTGCGCATGGGGGTTCCTCCACTGACTCTCGCAGTTGACGGAACCTCGTGGACCTTCGTTCCCGAAGCGGGGACGATCCGCGCCATCCGAGATCAGCCCGGAGCGGATCTCTCCGCACGACTAGATGCGGCCGCGTTCTCCGAACTCATCGACGATCACAGGTCCACGCTCGGGCTCTCCGTAGCGGGCCGCATCGAACTCACCGGCGGGGACGGTGGAGACCTTATCAATTGGGACGTCGTCCTTAGGGCGGCACTCGACGGCCAGGCGGTGTTCGAACCGGGATCGATCGCGTTGCAGAGCCGCGAGGGCGCGTTGCTCGATCTCACCCGCCGCTTCCAACGCGACACGGACCCTTCGGAGCTCCGCGCCTTCCTCCAGCCCGCCGGCTTTCTCTGCATCGAATCCGTCTTCACCGGGGACGAAATGCAGCGCGTCTCGGACGACCTGGACTCCGCCGCCCACGCGGCGACCCCCGACGACGGCACGTCGTGGTGGGTCCGCACGAAAGCCGGAACGCGACGGCCGTCGCGTATCCTCAACTTCCTCCGACAGTCGACGCACCTCCAAGCGTTGGTGAAGGACGGGCGCTTTCTCGGACTTGGTGCGATTCCCGGGCACGGCCACGTTCATTCCGACTCGTTCGGAGAGCACTTCGCCGAGCCGTCGGCCGAGGGCTTGGTGAAGCCCGTGGGCGTGACCGAAGGAATCTCTGACCTCGGCTGGCACAAGGACTGCGCGCGCGGCGGCCATTCGCGCTTCTGCTGCGGCCTCACAATTGGGATCGCCGTCACCGATGCCGACGAGGACAGCGGCGAGCTGCGCGTGGTGGCCGGCTCGCATCGGACGAACCTTCCGGCCGCCGGCCTCGCGGAAGACGTCGACCTTCCGGTCGTCGCAATCCCTACGAGGGCCGGGGACGTGACGATTCACTGTTCGTGTACGCTGCACGAGGCGCGGCCACCGCGAACAAAAGAGCGGAAAGTAGTGTACACGGGCTTCGGCCTTCCACCCAAGTTCGAGGATGATGAGCCAACGGACATCGGTGCGCTCGCGAGGGACCGCGCGAACATCGGGAAGATGGGCTGA
- a CDS encoding arabinan endo-1,5-alpha-L-arabinosidase, with protein MTATVLEKPVPRLSRILRGVGVASSMSLLLSCGDTGTDPTVAPEPPCSGNIVDTSSEVTPIHDPAIAKEDGTYYIYSSSPLASFYTSPDMKKWTRAGQVFDQFPPWVTEELPNPDHIGAPDITFFRGRWVMYYQSHIGGTCNAGMAYATNVTLDPADPQYEWIDSGLVLRSTPLFENLDLICGVDDVWYNAIDPHLFVDDDGTASLLFGSTLGGLFLVEIDQDTLRPTQHPRDFVILAARDLLQEDPIIEAPYVIKRDGYYYLFLSHNSCCQGEDTKYKILVGRSKNLAGPYVDRDGVSLLEEGGTVLIEREGNLIGTGHADVYSEDGYDWLVHHAYDADRDYEPTLNIRRLVWDGAGWPSACQLGQ; from the coding sequence GTGACGGCCACTGTTCTCGAAAAACCGGTTCCGCGTCTCTCTCGAATTCTGCGGGGTGTTGGCGTCGCCTCGTCGATGTCACTGCTGCTCTCGTGCGGTGACACCGGGACAGATCCGACGGTCGCTCCCGAGCCTCCGTGCTCCGGCAACATCGTCGACACGTCGAGCGAGGTTACGCCCATCCACGATCCTGCGATCGCGAAGGAGGATGGCACCTACTACATCTACTCGTCGAGTCCGCTCGCCTCGTTCTACACGTCGCCCGACATGAAGAAGTGGACGCGTGCGGGGCAGGTGTTCGACCAGTTTCCGCCATGGGTGACCGAAGAGTTGCCGAACCCCGATCACATCGGTGCGCCCGACATCACGTTCTTCCGTGGCCGTTGGGTCATGTACTACCAGAGCCACATCGGAGGTACGTGCAACGCCGGTATGGCTTACGCGACGAACGTCACTCTCGACCCGGCCGACCCGCAATACGAGTGGATCGACAGTGGGCTCGTCCTGCGTTCGACGCCGCTGTTCGAGAACCTCGACCTCATCTGCGGCGTCGACGACGTTTGGTACAACGCGATCGATCCGCATCTGTTCGTCGATGACGACGGCACGGCTTCGCTCTTGTTCGGCTCGACGCTCGGTGGCCTCTTCCTGGTCGAGATCGACCAGGACACTCTGCGGCCGACGCAGCACCCGCGCGATTTCGTGATCCTAGCGGCGCGCGACCTCCTGCAAGAAGATCCGATCATCGAGGCGCCCTACGTCATCAAGCGCGATGGCTACTACTACCTGTTCCTCTCCCACAACAGCTGCTGCCAGGGCGAGGACACGAAGTACAAGATCCTCGTCGGCCGCTCGAAGAATCTCGCGGGGCCCTACGTCGACCGCGATGGCGTCTCGCTACTGGAAGAGGGCGGCACGGTCCTCATCGAGCGCGAAGGCAACCTGATCGGTACCGGCCACGCCGACGTGTACTCCGAGGACGGCTACGACTGGCTCGTGCACCACGCGTACGACGCCGATCGGGACTACGAGCCGACGCTCAACATTCGCCGCCTGGTGTGGGACGGCGCTGGTTGGCCGTCCGCGTGTCAGTTGGGCCAATAA